In Motacilla alba alba isolate MOTALB_02 chromosome 21, Motacilla_alba_V1.0_pri, whole genome shotgun sequence, the following are encoded in one genomic region:
- the C1QTNF12 gene encoding adipolin, producing MPGWWLLLALLCHQLCPRVVTASRRDRDKKGRKEHPEPLNASLANSEEQPKLLEAADARLTDPRRTWISFVHRPDDGKSSKRRCKGKDKKLRGLVGPPGPPGPQGPPGAPGAEVTREVLLQEFKEILKEAMEHRASLAVPAHPSPLPPLLLSLEEVPSRRRLQEAFHCKLKGQVPVDKKTLVELQNFQSPAAKGAFLRGTGLNLATGRFTAPVGGIYQFSANVHIDHSELKSKAQLRARDSVRVLICIESLCHRHTSLEVIAGLESNSKVFTVCVHGLLQLQAGQYTSIFVDNGAGAAVTVLQGSDFMGMLLGA from the exons ATGCcgggctggtggctgctgctggcgctgctgtgccaccagctgTGTCCCCGCGTGGTGACAgccagcaggagggacagggacaagaagggcaggaaggagcacCCGGAGCCCCTGAACGCCTCCCTGGCCAACAGCGAGGAGCAGCCCAAG ctgctggaggctgcGGACGCGCGGCTCACGGACCCGCGCAGGACCTGGATCTCCTTCGTGCACCGCCCGGACGACGGGAAGAGCTCCAAGAGGAGATGCAAAGGGAAGGACAAGAAATTG CGAGGCCTGGTGGGGCCTCCGGGGCCTCCCGGGCCTCAGGGGCCTCCgggagctcctggggctgaAGTCACCAGGGAAGTTCTTCTGCAGGAGTTCAAGGAGATCCTAAAAG AAGCCATGGAGCACAGGGCCTCCCTGGCCgtcccagcccaccccagcccgctgcccccgctgctgctgtccctggaggagGTCCCGTCGCGCCGGCGGCTGCAGGAGGCGTTCCACTGCAAGCTCAAGGGCCAGGTGCCGGTGGACAAGAAGACCCTGGTGGAGCTCCAGAACTTCCAGTCG CCCGCGGCCAAGGGCGCGTTCCTGCGGGGCACGGGGCTGAACCTGGCCACCGGCCGCTTCACCGCCCCCGTGGGCGGCATCTACCAGTTCTCAGCCAACGTCCACATCG ACCACAGCGAGCTGAAGAGCAAAGCGCAGCTGCGCGCGCGGGACAGCGTGCGGGTGCTGATCTGCATCGAGTCCCTGTGCCACAGGCACAC CTCCTTGGAAGTCATTGCTGGCCTGGAGAGCAACAGCAAAGTCTTCACAGTCTGTGTCCATggcttgctgcagctgcag GCTGGGCAGTACACCTCCATCTTCGTGGACAACGGCGCCGGAGCTGCCGTCACCGTCCTGCAGGGCTCCGACTTCATGGGCATGCTGCTGGGAGCCTAG